The following are encoded in a window of Lactobacillus acidophilus genomic DNA:
- a CDS encoding APC family permease produces MKLNIFRKQSIQNYLGKDIKFSKTMNALDLISLGVGAVIGTGIFILPGTVASSLSGPGVSLSFMLAAIVCALAGMCYAEFASAIPVAGSAYSYGNIVYGEFTGWIIGWALILEYMLSVATVAAGWSSYFSSFISPFGLKIPNAVSGPMNLSKGVYFDLVSVLVILIISILLSRGMKNSIKINIIAVFIKIAIILIFIFVGVQFIKPANYHPFLPYHFSGVIKGATTVFFAFLGFDVVSSSAAEVKNPKKNMPLGIIGTLAIAALLYFGVSIVLTGMVNYKQLNVSNPVAFALQYVHQDWVAELLSFGAMLGMATMMLTMIYSSSRLIYAMARDGLLPSTFSKLDKKHNSPQNALIAVTIIISLGAAFFSVDQLANLVNFGTLFAFTLVSFGILKLRKRTDITNDGFKVPGYPFLPIISGLICIFMICHLSSEVYLMAFIWLVLGAIIYFAYGYHHSQLDHE; encoded by the coding sequence ATGAAACTTAATATTTTTAGAAAACAAAGCATTCAAAATTATTTAGGAAAAGATATTAAATTTTCTAAGACAATGAATGCCCTAGATTTAATCTCACTAGGTGTAGGAGCAGTTATTGGTACAGGTATCTTTATTTTGCCTGGGACCGTTGCTTCATCACTTTCTGGGCCAGGAGTAAGTTTATCTTTCATGCTTGCTGCTATAGTTTGTGCCCTTGCAGGAATGTGTTATGCCGAATTTGCTTCAGCTATTCCCGTTGCAGGTAGTGCATATTCATATGGAAATATCGTTTATGGTGAATTTACTGGCTGGATAATTGGTTGGGCACTAATTCTAGAATATATGTTATCAGTTGCTACTGTTGCTGCTGGTTGGTCATCATATTTTAGTTCATTTATTAGTCCATTTGGCTTAAAAATTCCTAATGCAGTCTCAGGACCGATGAACCTTTCAAAAGGGGTATACTTCGATTTAGTGTCGGTTTTAGTTATTTTAATTATTAGTATTTTACTTTCACGTGGTATGAAAAATTCCATTAAGATTAACATTATAGCGGTTTTCATAAAAATTGCTATTATCTTAATTTTTATTTTCGTGGGTGTACAATTTATCAAGCCAGCTAATTATCATCCATTTTTACCATATCATTTCTCTGGCGTTATCAAGGGTGCTACTACTGTTTTCTTTGCCTTTTTAGGATTTGACGTTGTCTCATCTTCAGCAGCTGAAGTTAAAAATCCTAAGAAAAATATGCCACTCGGTATTATTGGAACTTTAGCGATTGCAGCATTACTATATTTTGGTGTATCGATTGTTTTAACTGGAATGGTAAATTATAAACAACTTAATGTTTCTAATCCAGTAGCATTTGCTTTACAATACGTTCATCAAGACTGGGTTGCCGAACTCCTTTCATTCGGTGCTATGTTGGGAATGGCAACTATGATGCTAACAATGATTTATTCTAGTTCAAGACTAATTTATGCAATGGCTCGTGATGGATTATTGCCATCTACTTTTAGTAAACTAGATAAAAAACACAATTCTCCACAAAATGCCTTGATCGCAGTAACCATTATCATCTCATTAGGCGCAGCATTTTTCTCAGTAGATCAATTGGCTAATCTAGTTAACTTCGGTACTTTATTTGCATTTACTTTAGTTTCATTTGGAATTCTTAAATTAAGAAAAAGAACAGATATTACTAATGATGGCTTTAAAGTTCCTGGATATCCTTTCTTACCAATCATATCTGGTTTAATCTGTATTTTTATGATTTGCCATTTAAGTTCTGAAGTTTATTTAATGGCTTTCATCTGGTTAGTTTTAGGTGCAATAATTTATTTTGCATATGGATATCATCACAGTCAATTAGATCATGAATAG
- a CDS encoding 2-hydroxyacid dehydrogenase family protein gives MNKAKVLVLGGLIDDALDDLRSTCEVTVGPVGHRPNDDRQWVLKNIAKYDGVIVAKMIFDKEIIDAAKNLKVISTYGVGFDHIDIDYAREKGIVVTNCPNSVLRPTAELALTMIMASARRIRYYDHALREGVFLNVDEYDSQGYTIEGKTLGILGMGRIGQQVARFAKALGMKIIYHNRHQLKPELEAELNARYVDFASLVKNSDFLSLHAPATDETYHIIDKDVFNNMKDTSFLINVARGSLVDSDDLVAALKEGKIAGAALDVFENEPYPKQDLVNMDNVIMTPHVGSATHKARYNLTKEAANNILTFFKEGKVINSVN, from the coding sequence ATGAATAAAGCAAAAGTTTTGGTTTTAGGTGGGTTAATAGATGATGCATTAGATGATTTACGCTCAACCTGTGAGGTAACTGTTGGACCAGTTGGTCATAGACCTAATGATGATCGACAATGGGTTTTAAAAAATATCGCTAAATATGATGGGGTAATTGTAGCTAAGATGATTTTTGATAAAGAAATAATCGATGCTGCTAAAAATTTAAAAGTAATCTCAACATATGGTGTAGGCTTTGATCATATAGATATTGATTATGCTAGAGAAAAGGGAATTGTAGTCACAAATTGCCCTAATAGTGTTTTGCGTCCTACTGCTGAACTTGCGTTAACTATGATTATGGCATCAGCACGTCGTATTCGTTATTATGATCATGCTTTACGCGAAGGAGTATTTTTAAATGTTGATGAATATGATAGTCAAGGTTATACAATTGAGGGCAAAACTTTAGGTATCTTAGGTATGGGCAGAATTGGACAACAAGTTGCACGTTTTGCTAAAGCTTTGGGAATGAAAATAATATATCATAATCGTCATCAATTGAAGCCTGAACTTGAAGCTGAGTTAAATGCTAGATATGTTGATTTTGCTTCATTGGTTAAGAATTCAGATTTTTTGAGTTTACATGCTCCTGCAACTGATGAGACATACCATATTATTGATAAAGATGTTTTTAATAATATGAAGGATACATCATTTTTAATTAATGTAGCTCGTGGATCACTGGTTGATAGTGATGACTTAGTAGCTGCATTAAAAGAAGGAAAAATTGCAGGAGCAGCACTTGATGTTTTTGAAAATGAACCATATCCTAAGCAAGATTTAGTAAATATGGACAATGTAATTATGACACCTCATGTTGGTTCAGCAACCCATAAGGCTAGATATAATTTAACTAAAGAAGCTGCTAATAACATTTTAACTTTCTTCAAGGAAGGAAAAGTAATTAATAGTGTTAACTAA
- the yidA gene encoding sugar-phosphatase codes for MRDIKLIAIDIDGTLVNSKKEITPLVKETILKAKKLGKQIVICTGRPLSGAQQYLDELGLNNQDNEYVVSFNGAVVESTSGQVIFEQGLTYNDYIDLESIASKLNLHFHSVSLDRIYTANRDLGYYTIYNSQIVKLGVSYRTQEEMRRIPIIKCMYIDDPDYLDNKISNPLFNTMRDRVVFSKTEPFYYEATAAGVDKGSGLKRLCEYLNIKPENVMALGDQANDMPMLEYAGLGVAMGNAVDYTKKYANEITEDCDHDGVAVAINKILE; via the coding sequence ATGAGAGATATTAAATTAATTGCAATAGATATTGATGGTACCTTAGTTAATTCTAAAAAAGAAATTACGCCGTTAGTAAAAGAGACTATTTTAAAAGCAAAAAAGTTAGGAAAACAAATCGTTATTTGTACAGGACGACCATTATCCGGTGCTCAGCAGTATCTAGATGAACTTGGATTAAACAATCAAGATAATGAATATGTAGTTAGCTTTAATGGAGCTGTAGTTGAATCTACCAGTGGTCAAGTAATTTTTGAACAAGGACTTACTTATAATGATTATATTGATCTAGAATCAATTGCTAGCAAGTTAAATTTGCACTTTCATAGTGTGAGTTTGGATAGGATTTATACTGCCAATCGTGATTTGGGCTACTATACAATATATAATTCGCAGATAGTAAAATTAGGTGTTTCCTATAGAACACAGGAAGAGATGCGAAGAATTCCAATTATAAAATGTATGTATATAGATGATCCAGATTATTTAGATAATAAAATTTCGAATCCTTTATTTAATACTATGAGAGATAGAGTGGTTTTTTCAAAGACAGAACCATTCTATTATGAGGCAACCGCTGCCGGTGTCGATAAAGGTAGTGGTTTAAAACGATTGTGTGAGTATTTAAATATTAAACCAGAAAATGTGATGGCTTTAGGTGACCAGGCTAATGATATGCCAATGTTAGAATATGCAGGATTAGGTGTAGCGATGGGGAATGCTGTAGACTATACTAAAAAGTATGCTAATGAAATTACTGAAGATTGTGATCATGATGGTGTAGCAGTAGCTATTAATAAAATTTTAGAATAG
- a CDS encoding aldo/keto reductase, with the protein MCFNKSVILNNGEKIPQIQLGTWLINNDEVNKVVRQAVNIGYRGFDTAKDYGNESGVGKGIWNSDIERSDIFLTTKLPTAVKDYEGTKKAIDAALDKFGLEYIDLLLIHSPQPWIEVNRTNDRHFKGNLENWRAMEEAVKAGKVRSIGVSNFLQEDIENIVNNGTITPAVNQIEVHIGKVPVELMDYCKKLGIKIEAYSPLSHGKLLNDDQIIAYAKKYNVTPAQLMLAFDMQLGCIVIPKSDNVTEMKENLNINFKISDEDIAKLIKIKE; encoded by the coding sequence ATGTGTTTTAATAAAAGTGTGATACTTAACAATGGAGAAAAAATTCCACAAATTCAATTGGGAACTTGGCTAATCAATAATGATGAAGTGAATAAAGTTGTTCGACAAGCAGTTAATATAGGATATCGCGGCTTTGATACAGCTAAAGATTATGGCAATGAAAGTGGAGTTGGTAAAGGAATCTGGAATTCGGATATTGAACGAAGTGATATATTTTTAACAACTAAATTACCTACAGCAGTTAAAGATTATGAAGGAACTAAGAAAGCAATTGATGCTGCTTTAGATAAGTTTGGTTTGGAATATATTGATTTGCTTTTAATTCATTCCCCTCAACCTTGGATTGAAGTGAATAGAACTAATGATCGTCATTTTAAAGGGAATCTTGAAAATTGGCGAGCAATGGAAGAAGCTGTAAAGGCTGGAAAAGTACGATCAATAGGTGTATCAAATTTTTTGCAAGAAGATATCGAGAATATTGTTAATAATGGTACAATAACGCCAGCTGTTAACCAGATTGAGGTACATATTGGTAAAGTGCCAGTGGAATTGATGGATTATTGTAAAAAGTTAGGTATTAAGATTGAGGCATATTCACCATTGTCACATGGAAAATTATTAAATGATGATCAAATAATTGCATATGCTAAGAAATATAATGTTACTCCAGCTCAATTAATGTTAGCTTTCGATATGCAATTGGGTTGTATTGTAATTCCTAAAAGTGATAATGTTACTGAGATGAAAGAAAATTTGAATATTAACTTTAAGATCAGTGATGAAGATATAGCTAAATTAATTAAAATTAAAGAATAA